The following coding sequences lie in one Mucilaginibacter sp. KACC 22773 genomic window:
- a CDS encoding AraC family transcriptional regulator, with product MIQSIPIYDICSLSDVRQDDLLVSRFAPYLDSHKSLFFPHRHSFYHLVLFTHGAGTHSIDFERFDVKPGQIYFMVPGQVHSWHFEGFTDGYIINFSEAFIQSFLLQPGYLDGFSFFNGNLNDAVVNLPANSFATVKELFERIINEISSPAPSGSDMVRLLMLQIFILVNRLNNNPVTAGKLTYNQTLLKNYQKLIEQHYADIKLPKDYAELLYITPNHLNAVCKDLLGLSAGELIRNRTLLEAKRLLTNPQLSISDISFRLNFSDNSYFTKFFKKTEGVTPEEFRKQILTS from the coding sequence ATGATACAAAGCATTCCTATTTATGATATTTGTTCCCTGTCCGACGTTCGGCAGGACGATCTGCTGGTAAGCCGGTTTGCGCCGTATCTTGATAGTCATAAAAGTCTGTTTTTTCCGCATAGGCACTCGTTTTATCACCTGGTACTATTTACCCATGGTGCAGGTACGCACAGCATCGATTTTGAACGCTTTGACGTAAAGCCAGGCCAAATATATTTCATGGTTCCGGGGCAGGTGCACTCCTGGCATTTTGAGGGGTTTACAGATGGCTACATCATTAATTTTTCGGAAGCTTTTATCCAGTCGTTTTTATTACAACCGGGATACCTGGATGGTTTTTCGTTTTTTAACGGCAATTTAAACGATGCCGTTGTTAATTTACCCGCCAATAGCTTTGCCACTGTAAAAGAACTGTTTGAGCGCATCATCAATGAAATAAGCAGCCCTGCACCATCTGGCAGCGATATGGTGCGTTTGCTGATGTTACAAATTTTTATCCTTGTAAACAGGCTTAATAATAACCCGGTTACTGCCGGTAAACTAACCTACAACCAAACATTGCTTAAAAATTATCAAAAATTAATTGAACAGCATTACGCCGATATTAAGCTGCCAAAAGATTATGCCGAACTGCTGTACATCACCCCAAACCACCTTAATGCCGTTTGTAAGGACTTATTGGGTTTATCGGCCGGCGAACTGATCCGCAACCGCACTTTGCTGGAGGCTAAGCGCTTGCTTACCAATCCGCAGTTGAGCATAAGCGACATTTCATTCAGGTTGAATTTTAGCGACAACTCCTACTTTACTAAATTTTTCAAAAAAACAGAAGGCGTTACCCCCGAAGAATTTCGCAAACAAATATTAACATCTTAA
- a CDS encoding DUF983 domain-containing protein — protein METTQYKLAAWPAIVHAKCPRCRRGDLFANSMYGFKGQVMNKTCTHCGLVYEREPGYFYVAMFVSYALNVAEMVTLAVAISVLTGSSNPWLYCAIILSVAVVLSPFNFRYSRVILLHWLTPGLHYHPEMSKDNFVHH, from the coding sequence ATGGAAACTACCCAATATAAATTAGCAGCCTGGCCCGCCATAGTACATGCAAAATGCCCCCGTTGCCGCCGTGGCGACTTGTTTGCCAACAGTATGTATGGCTTTAAGGGTCAGGTGATGAACAAAACCTGCACGCACTGCGGCCTTGTTTATGAACGGGAACCCGGGTATTTTTATGTGGCTATGTTTGTGAGCTATGCCCTAAACGTTGCCGAAATGGTTACCCTTGCCGTGGCCATTAGTGTTTTAACCGGCAGCAGTAACCCCTGGCTGTATTGTGCCATTATATTAAGTGTGGCTGTAGTATTATCGCCGTTTAATTTCAGGTATTCAAGGGTGATACTGCTCCACTGGCTTACTCCTGGGTTACATTACCATCCCGAAATGAGCAAGGATAATTTTGTACATCATTAA
- a CDS encoding ABC transporter ATP-binding protein produces the protein MNTNRPPKNTIDNKITLKERFDALRNLPAFFRLVWQTNRWMTVVNALLRIARSAMPLGLLYVGKLIIDKVVTISHSQVKDMAQLWELVGLEFALAILTDALSRAITLMDSLLGDLFSNHTSVKIMAHAATLDLDQFEDSVFYDKLERARQQTVGRTILLSQVMSQVQDLITMGFLAVGLMAFNPWLIILLLIAIIPAFLGESYFNDRSYALTRGQTPERRELDYIRYLGASDETAKEVKIFDLSGFIIDRFKQLSNKFYTDNKRLAINRSLWGTFFAMLGSLGYYGAYVVIIIRAVQGSVTIGELAFLAGSFRQLRALLEGILTRFTAVSQGAIYLRDFFEFFEIEPKIKLSVSGLPFPETIRRGFTFEDVGFRYLNSDKWANRHLSFTLYPGEKLALVGENGAGKTTLVKLLARLYDPTEGRILLDGIDLREYDLADLRLNVGIIFQDYLRYQMSFAQNIAVGKISEQDNRPLIEHSARQSLADVLAAKLPGAYDQQLGKRFADGVELSGGEWQKVALARAYMRDAQLLILDEPTSALDARAEFNVFERFAELTKGRSAVLISHRFSTVRMADRILVLEKGELAEIGSHEELLLKGGRYAELFDLQAAGYR, from the coding sequence TTGAATACCAACCGCCCGCCCAAAAATACCATCGACAACAAAATAACCTTAAAAGAACGTTTCGACGCGTTGCGCAACCTGCCTGCCTTTTTTAGGTTGGTATGGCAAACCAACCGCTGGATGACTGTAGTTAACGCCCTGTTGCGTATTGCCCGCTCGGCCATGCCGCTTGGTCTGCTGTACGTGGGCAAGCTTATTATTGATAAGGTGGTTACCATAAGCCACAGCCAGGTAAAAGATATGGCCCAGCTTTGGGAGCTGGTAGGGCTTGAGTTTGCTTTGGCGATATTAACCGATGCGTTAAGTCGCGCAATTACCCTGATGGATAGCCTGCTTGGCGATTTATTTAGCAACCACACATCCGTAAAAATCATGGCGCACGCCGCCACGCTGGATCTTGATCAGTTTGAAGATTCGGTGTTTTACGATAAGCTGGAACGCGCACGGCAGCAAACCGTTGGGCGCACCATATTACTATCGCAGGTAATGAGCCAGGTGCAGGATTTAATAACCATGGGCTTTTTGGCGGTAGGGTTGATGGCCTTTAACCCATGGCTTATAATATTGCTCCTTATAGCCATTATCCCCGCTTTTTTAGGCGAATCGTACTTTAACGACCGGAGCTATGCCCTTACCCGCGGCCAAACGCCCGAAAGGCGTGAACTGGATTATATCCGCTACCTGGGCGCCAGCGACGAAACGGCCAAGGAGGTAAAAATATTCGATCTTTCGGGGTTTATCATCGACCGCTTTAAACAGCTTTCGAATAAATTTTATACTGATAATAAGCGGCTGGCCATCAACCGGTCCTTATGGGGTACGTTTTTTGCCATGCTGGGCAGCCTTGGCTATTACGGCGCTTATGTGGTGATTATTATCCGCGCGGTACAAGGCAGTGTAACCATTGGCGAACTGGCTTTCCTGGCAGGTTCCTTCAGGCAGTTGCGGGCTTTGCTCGAGGGAATACTCACCCGCTTTACAGCCGTATCGCAGGGGGCTATTTACCTGCGCGATTTTTTTGAATTTTTTGAGATCGAGCCTAAAATTAAACTTTCGGTAAGTGGCCTGCCATTCCCTGAAACTATTCGGCGGGGCTTTACTTTTGAGGATGTTGGGTTCAGGTACCTCAACTCCGATAAATGGGCCAACAGGCACCTTAGTTTTACCCTTTATCCCGGCGAAAAGCTGGCGCTGGTAGGGGAGAACGGGGCCGGCAAAACCACCCTGGTTAAATTATTAGCCCGGTTATATGACCCTACTGAGGGCCGCATTTTATTAGATGGCATCGACCTGCGCGAATATGACCTGGCCGATTTGCGGCTTAACGTAGGCATTATCTTCCAGGATTATTTGCGATACCAAATGAGTTTTGCACAAAACATTGCCGTGGGTAAAATAAGCGAACAGGATAACCGGCCGCTGATAGAACACTCGGCCCGCCAAAGCCTGGCCGATGTACTGGCTGCCAAACTACCCGGCGCTTATGACCAGCAACTGGGTAAACGCTTTGCCGACGGTGTTGAGCTGTCTGGCGGCGAATGGCAAAAGGTTGCCCTTGCCCGCGCTTATATGCGCGATGCCCAGTTACTAATATTAGACGAGCCAACCTCGGCCCTCGACGCCCGCGCCGAATTCAATGTTTTTGAACGCTTTGCCGAACTCACCAAAGGCCGGTCGGCAGTACTGATCTCGCACAGGTTTAGCACCGTGCGTATGGCCGACAGAATATTGGTACTCGAAAAAGGCGAGCTTGCTGAAATTGGCAGCCACGAAGAACTGCTCCTGAAAGGCGGCCGCTATGCCGAACTGTTTGATTTGCAGGCGGCGGGATATAGATAG
- a CDS encoding HAD family hydrolase gives MDNSLKNTFDSIIFDLDGTLWDSTANVALAWQHALNQVDYLNEDMTVERVRSITGMTYDAIFDKLFPALSDEQRKEVQALCAVSELEILHKKGGELYPELEETLKYLGAKYKLYIVSNCQNGYIEVFLDLNNMHPYFLAHQCFGTKGNPKADNIKDIVNDHGLQAPVYVGDTMGDYTSATKAGVPFIFASYGFGVVPDGMVATVDNFAELTELL, from the coding sequence ATGGATAATTCATTAAAAAACACATTCGACAGCATAATTTTTGATTTGGACGGAACTCTTTGGGATAGCACTGCAAACGTGGCGCTGGCCTGGCAACACGCGCTTAACCAGGTTGATTATTTGAACGAAGATATGACCGTTGAACGCGTAAGATCAATTACCGGTATGACCTATGATGCTATATTTGATAAGCTATTCCCTGCCCTGAGTGATGAACAGCGCAAAGAAGTACAAGCCCTATGCGCTGTGAGCGAACTGGAAATATTGCATAAAAAAGGCGGTGAACTTTACCCGGAGCTGGAAGAAACCCTGAAATACCTGGGCGCAAAATACAAACTATACATTGTGAGCAATTGCCAAAATGGGTATATTGAGGTATTCCTGGATTTAAATAATATGCACCCTTACTTTTTGGCGCACCAATGCTTTGGCACCAAGGGTAACCCCAAGGCAGATAATATTAAGGATATTGTGAACGATCATGGCCTGCAGGCCCCTGTTTACGTAGGCGATACCATGGGCGATTATACATCGGCAACAAAGGCAGGTGTACCATTCATTTTTGCAAGCTATGGCTTTGGGGTTGTACCCGATGGTATGGTGGCTACGGTGGATAACTTTGCTGAACTGACGGAACTTTTATAG
- the accC gene encoding acetyl-CoA carboxylase biotin carboxylase subunit, translated as MQKILVANRGEIALRVMRSAREMGIKTVAVYSDADRDALHVRYADEAVHIGAAPSNQSYLVGEKIIAACIKTGAEAIHPGYGFLSENAAFAKLVREAGLILIGPSPEAMEIMGNKLSAKAAALKYNIPMVPGTEEAITDVVEAKKRAVEVGFPILIKAAAGGGGKGMRIVDGPGDFEEQMQLAVSEATSAFGDGSVFIERYVSSPRHIEIQVLGDTHGNIVHLFERDCSVQRRHQKVIEEAPSKVLTPAIRAQMGKCAVDAARSVNYTGAGTVEFIMDDALNFYFLEMNTRLQVEHPVTELITGIDLVKEQINIARGLPISFKQDDLQIRGHALELRVYAEDPANNFLPDIGTLQTYITPKGAGVRVDDGFEQGMEIPIYYDPMIAKLITYGKDRTEAIERMIRAIDEYQITGITTTLGFGKFVMQHEAFISGNFDTHFVKKYFNADVLQTGNEDEARIAAILMEQLLGNRKATVTAHVTAETSNWVKNRSRL; from the coding sequence TACATGTGCGCTATGCTGATGAAGCTGTGCATATTGGCGCTGCACCATCCAATCAATCTTATCTTGTTGGCGAAAAAATTATAGCCGCCTGCATAAAAACTGGTGCCGAAGCTATTCACCCAGGTTACGGTTTTTTGAGCGAGAATGCTGCTTTTGCAAAACTGGTGCGCGAGGCAGGTCTTATCTTGATAGGGCCATCGCCCGAGGCCATGGAGATTATGGGCAATAAGCTATCGGCCAAAGCGGCAGCGCTTAAGTACAATATCCCCATGGTGCCCGGTACCGAAGAAGCTATAACCGATGTAGTCGAGGCAAAAAAACGTGCAGTTGAAGTTGGCTTTCCTATACTAATAAAAGCAGCTGCAGGCGGTGGCGGTAAAGGCATGCGTATAGTTGACGGTCCCGGTGATTTTGAAGAGCAAATGCAGTTAGCCGTATCCGAGGCAACTTCGGCCTTTGGCGATGGATCGGTATTTATTGAACGGTATGTTTCGTCGCCAAGGCATATCGAGATCCAGGTTCTGGGCGATACGCACGGTAATATTGTGCACCTGTTTGAGCGCGATTGCTCGGTACAGCGCCGCCATCAAAAGGTGATTGAAGAAGCACCTTCAAAAGTGCTTACCCCGGCCATAAGGGCGCAAATGGGCAAATGCGCGGTTGATGCGGCCAGGTCTGTAAACTACACGGGGGCCGGCACGGTGGAGTTTATTATGGATGATGCACTCAACTTTTATTTCCTGGAGATGAATACCCGGCTCCAGGTTGAGCACCCGGTTACAGAACTAATTACCGGGATTGACCTGGTAAAGGAACAAATTAATATAGCCCGTGGCTTGCCTATCAGTTTTAAACAGGACGATTTGCAGATACGCGGCCACGCGTTGGAATTAAGAGTTTATGCCGAAGACCCGGCCAATAATTTCCTGCCGGATATTGGCACCCTGCAAACTTATATTACGCCAAAAGGGGCGGGGGTAAGGGTTGATGATGGTTTTGAGCAAGGCATGGAAATTCCCATTTATTACGACCCGATGATAGCCAAGCTGATTACCTATGGTAAAGACCGTACCGAGGCCATAGAACGCATGATAAGGGCAATTGACGAATACCAGATAACCGGTATTACAACCACTTTGGGCTTTGGCAAATTTGTAATGCAGCACGAGGCTTTTATATCGGGTAATTTTGATACCCATTTTGTAAAAAAGTACTTCAACGCTGATGTATTGCAAACCGGGAATGAAGATGAAGCCAGGATTGCCGCGATATTGATGGAGCAATTGCTTGGCAACCGGAAAGCTACTGTGACGGCCCACGTTACTGCTGAAACCAGTAATTGGGTAAAAAACAGGAGCCGGTTGTAG